A single region of the Mycoplasma mycoides subsp. mycoides SC str. PG1 genome encodes:
- a CDS encoding 5-formyltetrahydrofolate cyclo-ligase, which yields MNKTLLRKQLLEKRKNFDLEYKNTSNLIITNKVIDFIKQHQFKQICIFLSTKYEIETRNIINWCLNHHVLVFVPKITTDNNMNMVLLDNSYLTNFNKFNIQEPTINILANLKEIDCVFTPVVGFDKKLNRIGMGKGFYDKFFSLNSFNYLKVGLCFDKQKVDQIFIESNDIKLDYIITENKNIYKLN from the coding sequence ATGAATAAAACTTTATTAAGAAAACAATTACTAGAAAAAAGAAAAAACTTTGATTTAGAGTATAAAAATACTAGTAATTTAATAATTACAAATAAAGTAATTGATTTTATTAAACAACATCAATTTAAACAAATTTGTATTTTTTTATCAACTAAATATGAAATTGAAACTAGAAATATTATTAATTGGTGTTTAAATCATCATGTTTTAGTATTTGTACCAAAAATTACAACTGATAATAATATGAATATGGTGTTATTAGATAATAGTTATTTAACTAATTTTAATAAGTTTAATATTCAAGAACCAACTATTAATATATTAGCTAATTTAAAAGAAATTGATTGTGTTTTTACTCCAGTTGTTGGGTTTGATAAGAAGTTAAATAGAATTGGTATGGGTAAAGGATTTTATGATAAATTCTTTAGTTTAAATTCATTTAATTATTTAAAAGTTGGTTTGTGTTTTGATAAACAAAAAGTTGATCAAATATTTATTGAATCTAATGATATTAAATTAGATTACATTATTACAGAAAATAAAAATATTTATAAATTAAATTAA
- a CDS encoding NADP-dependent glyceraldehyde-3-phosphate dehydrogenase, translating to MYKFKALLDGKLFDNNRILEIINPVDFSVAGQVVSLTKQDINDAFIAAKSSQKAWENTDLEKRISILDKWKQLIDQNKEELAQIIMSETAKPYKDCLTEVIRSVEYIDQTFYEVRNLKTLIIDGAKYGAKNKIGTFMRVAKGVGVAISPFNYPINLAVSKIFPCLVTGNTIVFKPATQGSLIGAKLGELAYQANLPKGIFNVVTGRGREIGDDIITNKLADFISFTGSVEVGKRLLEISSTKDVVLELGGKDPAIVLDDLDLEKYAKEIISGAFSYSGQRCTAIKRVITTDKIADQLVPLLKEKINKLTVGLPKDNCDITPLIDQKTADFVYGLIDDAKKKGAKIIIGDKQEKNLIYPTLVDHVTSDMRLAWEEPFGPVLPIIRTNSVDQMIELANKSNFGLQASVYTKNLDQALTIAQKLEVGTVNINGKSQRGPDVFPFLGVKDSGFGVQGIVDTLLFLTRYKGIVINN from the coding sequence ATGTACAAATTCAAAGCACTTTTAGATGGTAAACTATTTGATAATAATAGAATTTTAGAAATTATTAATCCTGTTGATTTTAGTGTTGCTGGACAAGTTGTTAGTTTAACAAAACAAGATATTAATGACGCATTTATAGCAGCAAAATCTAGTCAAAAAGCTTGAGAAAATACTGATTTAGAAAAAAGAATTTCTATTTTAGATAAATGAAAACAATTAATTGATCAAAATAAAGAAGAATTAGCTCAAATTATTATGAGTGAAACAGCTAAGCCTTATAAAGATTGTTTAACTGAAGTAATTAGAAGTGTTGAATATATTGATCAAACTTTTTATGAAGTTAGAAATTTAAAAACTTTAATTATTGATGGAGCTAAATATGGAGCTAAAAATAAAATTGGAACTTTTATGAGAGTTGCAAAAGGAGTAGGAGTTGCAATTAGTCCATTTAACTATCCAATTAATTTAGCTGTTTCAAAAATTTTTCCTTGTTTAGTAACTGGAAATACTATTGTATTTAAACCAGCTACTCAAGGAAGCTTGATTGGTGCAAAACTAGGTGAATTGGCATATCAAGCTAATTTACCTAAAGGAATTTTTAATGTTGTTACTGGTAGAGGAAGAGAAATTGGTGATGATATTATTACAAATAAATTAGCTGATTTTATTTCATTTACTGGAAGTGTTGAAGTTGGAAAACGTCTTTTAGAAATCTCATCAACAAAAGATGTAGTTTTAGAATTAGGTGGAAAAGATCCTGCTATTGTTTTAGATGATTTAGATTTAGAAAAATATGCAAAAGAAATTATTAGTGGTGCTTTTAGCTATTCAGGTCAAAGATGTACAGCTATTAAAAGAGTAATTACAACTGATAAAATAGCAGATCAACTAGTTCCACTTTTAAAAGAAAAAATTAATAAACTAACTGTTGGTTTACCAAAAGATAATTGTGATATTACTCCTTTAATTGATCAAAAAACTGCTGATTTTGTATATGGTTTAATTGATGATGCTAAGAAAAAAGGTGCAAAAATAATAATTGGTGATAAACAAGAAAAAAATCTAATTTATCCAACTTTAGTTGATCATGTTACAAGTGATATGAGATTAGCTTGAGAAGAACCATTTGGACCAGTTCTACCAATTATAAGAACAAATAGTGTTGATCAAATGATTGAATTAGCAAACAAATCTAATTTTGGATTACAAGCTAGTGTTTATACTAAAAATTTAGATCAAGCTTTAACTATTGCTCAAAAATTAGAAGTTGGAACAGTAAATATTAATGGAAAATCTCAACGTGGACCAGATGTATTTCCTTTTTTAGGAGTTAAAGATTCTGGATTTGGAGTACAAGGAATTGTTGATACTTTATTATTTTTAACTAGATATAAAGGAATAGTAATTAATAATTAA
- a CDS encoding dUTP diphosphatase, whose protein sequence is MIDNKTLKWLNEKQIILDQFIQNKWNFKNDKTLLDKKLTAFLVELGEYANEERSFKYWSNKKPSGLEIQLDEYIDGIHFIISVANQINYNFLEFNYNFLNKESIIDIYFEIISCLNSFIKENNNTNYSNLLNAFLNICEIKNYTQEQIINAYNIKNEINFQRQNNNY, encoded by the coding sequence ATGATAGATAATAAAACATTAAAATGATTAAATGAAAAACAAATAATATTAGATCAATTCATTCAAAATAAATGAAACTTTAAAAATGATAAGACTTTATTAGATAAAAAACTAACAGCTTTTTTAGTTGAACTTGGTGAGTATGCTAATGAAGAAAGAAGTTTTAAATATTGATCTAATAAAAAACCATCTGGTTTAGAAATTCAATTAGATGAATATATTGATGGGATTCATTTTATTATTAGTGTTGCAAATCAAATCAACTATAATTTTTTAGAATTTAACTATAATTTTTTAAATAAAGAATCTATTATTGATATTTATTTTGAAATTATTAGTTGTTTAAATAGTTTTATTAAAGAAAATAATAATACAAACTACTCTAACTTATTAAATGCATTTTTAAATATTTGTGAAATTAAAAACTATACTCAAGAACAAATTATTAATGCATATAATATTAAAAATGAAATTAATTTTCAAAGACAAAATAACAATTATTAA
- a CDS encoding TrmH family RNA methyltransferase: MEVISSVSNPKIKEILKLKDRKHRNKQKLFIVEGFHMIMEAYNDQIIKTLLGTSKTLEVLKDEIPNIEQVIEISENVAKKISDTVTSQQIFAICSMPENTKIDFENNILLLDQIQDPGNLGTLIRSAASFNFKTVIASPNSVNFHNQKVLRSTQGNLFQVNLVNEYLVTVINQLHDNNYIIIGTSLHDDSKPLSKVKFDSDDKYALIIGNEGKGISPELLDLIDLNINIEMAEDVDSINAAVAGSIIMYQINNAK, encoded by the coding sequence ATGGAAGTCATTAGCTCGGTCTCTAATCCAAAAATAAAAGAGATATTAAAATTAAAAGATAGAAAGCATAGAAACAAACAAAAACTTTTTATAGTTGAAGGTTTTCATATGATTATGGAAGCTTATAATGATCAGATTATAAAAACATTACTAGGTACTAGTAAAACTTTAGAAGTTTTAAAAGATGAAATCCCAAACATAGAACAAGTAATTGAGATTTCAGAAAATGTTGCTAAAAAAATTAGTGATACAGTAACAAGTCAGCAAATTTTTGCAATTTGTAGTATGCCTGAAAACACTAAAATTGATTTTGAAAACAATATTTTGTTATTAGATCAAATTCAAGATCCAGGCAATTTGGGAACACTAATTAGAAGTGCTGCTAGCTTTAATTTTAAAACAGTGATTGCTTCACCAAATAGTGTGAATTTTCATAACCAAAAAGTTTTAAGATCAACTCAAGGTAATTTATTTCAAGTTAATTTAGTTAATGAATATTTAGTTACAGTGATAAATCAATTACATGATAATAACTACATTATTATTGGAACTTCACTTCATGATGATAGTAAACCTTTAAGTAAAGTGAAATTTGATTCAGATGATAAATATGCATTAATTATTGGAAATGAAGGTAAAGGAATTTCACCAGAATTATTAGATTTAATAGATTTAAATATTAATATTGAAATGGCTGAAGATGTTGATAGTATTAATGCAGCTGTTGCTGGATCTATTATTATGTATCAAATTAATAATGCTAAATAG
- the parC gene encoding DNA topoisomerase IV subunit A: MSDKSEIILYPLEELLGNRFSRYAKYIIQERALPDVRDGLKPVQRRILYAMNQLNLTFDKPYKKSARVVGEVIGKYHPHGDSSIYDAMVRMSQWWKVNIPLVDMQGNNGSIDGDSAAAMRYTEARLTKISNLLLEDLEKNTVIFSPNFDDSETEPTVLPSYFPNILVNGATGIAAGYATNMPPHNLSEIIDATINIIKNPNITIDQILKIVKGPDFPTGAIIQNKQGIREAFLTGKGKVIISSKWHQEKNNIVIDEIPYEVVKQDLVKKIGDVIDNNSNLGIKEIRDETDRKGLRIVIELNEKANLETVRKFLFKSTWLSVSYNYNNIIIVDKQPKQLGLIDIIKAYISHYKEVFIKRTEFNLNKANLRLEIVNGLIKALSILDEVIKVIRKSENRLDAINNLVITFKFTTNQATAIVDMRLYRLTSTDVNKLLLEKTELIDKIKKYQEILNNSLVLDNEIISRLEEAKKQFGIKRKSQVEDLVEDLDVDQKEVIIEKEINLWISKDGYIKVIDNNILNKNELSSFGKKPNDMWISQGVCSNLDHLILISDQANYYSIPLYKISTSKWKEQGVHINSVATTQPNETIINALVIKEFINSTQHLLLVSKNGLIKRTQISDLETKIFNKSFKIMKISDDDSLVYADLISSKTSYCCIITKNGYAVRYNIEDIPVQSTISKGVKAANLKDDYIISALSLQNNKDVLIFTNKNNYKRLDQNLIPIYIRPKKGIRILVEKKKNKEQIIFGFAINDQMSISILDTNDQITDINVSDLKHTNLEQNSISTNIDEISYISIKQLIRSIAFDQPALANNFNDQDTNDQIETKPKFNKLVSERIVVSKDTKNKAISNANQVHGSDLSSYLDDISSLLSKVSQNKKDKKTKQLDFEDYFSDDDQNQDDN; this comes from the coding sequence ATGTCAGATAAATCAGAAATTATTTTATATCCATTAGAAGAATTACTAGGTAATAGATTTAGTCGATATGCAAAATATATTATTCAAGAAAGAGCTTTACCTGATGTTAGAGATGGATTAAAACCAGTTCAACGCCGTATTTTATATGCAATGAACCAATTGAATTTAACATTTGATAAACCTTATAAAAAATCAGCAAGAGTAGTTGGAGAAGTTATTGGTAAATATCACCCACATGGAGATAGTTCTATATATGATGCAATGGTTAGAATGTCTCAGTGATGAAAAGTTAATATTCCACTAGTTGATATGCAAGGAAATAACGGATCAATTGATGGTGATAGCGCTGCTGCTATGCGTTATACAGAAGCTAGACTTACAAAAATTTCAAATCTTTTATTAGAAGATTTAGAAAAAAACACAGTTATATTTTCACCAAACTTTGATGATAGTGAAACTGAACCAACAGTTTTACCTAGTTATTTTCCAAATATTTTAGTAAATGGAGCTACTGGAATTGCTGCGGGTTATGCAACAAATATGCCTCCACATAATCTAAGTGAAATTATTGATGCAACTATTAATATAATTAAAAATCCAAATATTACTATTGATCAAATTTTAAAAATAGTTAAAGGCCCTGATTTTCCAACTGGAGCTATTATTCAAAATAAACAAGGAATAAGAGAAGCATTTTTAACTGGTAAAGGAAAAGTAATTATTAGTAGTAAATGGCATCAAGAAAAAAATAATATTGTAATTGATGAAATTCCATATGAAGTAGTTAAACAAGATCTTGTTAAAAAAATTGGTGATGTTATTGATAATAATTCTAATCTAGGAATTAAAGAAATTAGAGATGAAACTGATAGAAAAGGTTTAAGAATTGTTATTGAATTAAATGAAAAAGCTAACTTAGAAACTGTTAGAAAATTTTTATTTAAATCAACTTGACTAAGTGTTTCATATAACTATAACAATATTATTATTGTTGATAAACAACCAAAACAATTAGGTTTAATTGATATTATTAAAGCTTACATTTCTCATTATAAAGAAGTATTTATTAAAAGAACTGAATTTAATTTAAATAAAGCAAATCTAAGATTAGAAATAGTTAATGGTTTAATTAAAGCTTTATCAATATTAGATGAAGTTATTAAAGTAATTAGAAAATCAGAAAATAGATTAGATGCAATTAATAATTTAGTTATAACTTTTAAATTTACAACAAATCAAGCAACAGCTATTGTTGATATGAGATTATATCGCTTGACTTCAACTGATGTTAATAAATTATTATTAGAAAAAACTGAGCTAATTGATAAGATTAAAAAATATCAAGAAATTTTAAATAATAGTTTAGTTTTAGATAATGAGATCATTTCAAGATTAGAAGAAGCTAAAAAGCAATTTGGTATAAAAAGAAAATCTCAAGTTGAAGATTTAGTTGAAGATTTAGATGTTGATCAAAAAGAAGTAATTATCGAAAAAGAAATTAATTTATGAATTTCAAAAGATGGTTATATTAAAGTTATTGATAATAATATTTTAAATAAAAATGAATTAAGTTCTTTTGGTAAAAAACCAAATGATATGTGAATTAGTCAAGGAGTTTGTTCAAATTTAGATCATTTGATTTTAATTTCAGATCAAGCAAATTATTATTCAATTCCTTTATATAAAATTTCAACTAGTAAATGAAAAGAACAAGGTGTTCATATAAACAGTGTAGCAACTACTCAACCAAATGAAACTATTATTAATGCTTTAGTAATTAAAGAATTTATAAATTCTACTCAACACTTATTATTAGTTAGCAAAAATGGGTTAATTAAAAGAACTCAAATTTCAGATCTAGAGACTAAAATTTTTAACAAATCATTTAAGATTATGAAAATTAGTGATGATGATAGTTTAGTTTATGCTGATTTGATTAGTTCTAAAACTTCATATTGTTGCATTATTACAAAGAATGGATATGCTGTTAGATACAATATTGAAGATATTCCAGTTCAGTCAACTATTTCAAAAGGAGTTAAAGCAGCTAATTTAAAAGATGATTATATAATTAGTGCTTTAAGTTTACAAAATAATAAAGATGTTTTAATTTTTACAAATAAAAATAATTACAAAAGACTAGATCAAAACTTAATTCCGATTTATATTAGACCAAAAAAAGGAATTAGAATTTTAGTTGAAAAAAAGAAAAACAAAGAACAAATAATATTTGGTTTTGCAATTAATGATCAAATGAGTATTAGTATTTTAGATACAAATGACCAAATCACTGATATTAATGTAAGTGATTTAAAACATACTAATTTAGAACAAAACAGTATTTCTACAAATATTGATGAAATTTCATATATTTCTATTAAACAATTAATAAGATCAATTGCTTTTGATCAACCTGCTTTAGCAAATAATTTTAATGATCAAGATACAAATGATCAAATAGAAACTAAACCAAAGTTTAATAAATTAGTAAGTGAACGTATTGTTGTTTCAAAAGATACTAAAAACAAAGCTATAAGTAATGCAAACCAAGTTCACGGATCTGATTTAAGTTCTTATTTAGATGATATTTCCTCACTTTTATCTAAAGTTAGTCAAAATAAAAAAGATAAAAAAACTAAACAATTAGATTTTGAAGATTATTTTAGTGATGATGATCAAAATCAAGATGATAATTAA
- a CDS encoding iron-sulfur cluster assembly scaffold protein has translation MIDINNDSLLREIIIKHFLNPENKTLTNNQNAIIKELKSQTCADQLIIEILIENKIIKSMKFDGSACAIATSSIDLLINNLLNLDIKKAIELIKNYQNFLLTGTLVNIDQSNELVVMKNIHKQKNRILCASLALNDLLEILNSYE, from the coding sequence ATGATAGATATAAATAACGATTCTTTATTAAGAGAAATAATAATCAAACACTTTTTAAATCCAGAAAATAAAACTTTAACAAATAATCAAAATGCAATTATTAAAGAATTAAAATCTCAAACTTGTGCTGATCAGTTAATTATTGAAATCTTAATAGAAAATAAAATTATCAAATCAATGAAATTTGATGGATCAGCTTGTGCAATAGCTACAAGTTCAATTGATTTATTAATTAATAATTTATTAAATTTAGATATTAAAAAAGCAATAGAACTTATAAAAAACTATCAGAATTTTTTATTAACTGGAACATTAGTAAATATTGATCAATCAAATGAATTAGTTGTAATGAAAAACATACATAAACAAAAAAATAGAATTTTATGTGCTAGTTTAGCTTTAAATGATTTATTAGAAATCTTAAATTCATATGAATAA
- a CDS encoding glucose-6-phosphate isomerase: protein MIKVNLDHTNIDINKVVDLNKVKQIHQMIINKTGKGNDYLGWLNWPNDYNKTEYEQMKQVANKLRSEIEVLVVIGIGGSYLGCRAADEMIRGLYHQDKVELIYAGNTMSSTYIYQLVEYLKNKNFGICVISKSGTTTEPGISFRVFEKLLVDKVGLNKAKDLIVAITDKNKGALKQLADKKGYQTFVIPNDIGGRFSVLTPVGIFPLLVSGINTDNIFNGALKAKNELINDDLSNQAYKYAVIRNYLYNQGYKTDALISYELQLQMLTEWWKQLFGESEGKDNKGLLPSSMIFSTDLHSLGQWVQEGPRNVMFETIIKIEKPNYDLNVPIDEDNYDGLNYLTKNSFHQINQTALKGAIQAHSVTGNMPNIVLEFEKMDDEQFGYLVYFFELALTMSAYLLDVNPFNQPGVEVYKYNMFKLLNKPGIK, encoded by the coding sequence ATGATTAAAGTAAATTTAGATCATACAAATATTGATATTAATAAAGTTGTAGATCTTAATAAAGTTAAACAAATTCATCAAATGATCATTAATAAAACTGGTAAAGGTAATGATTATTTAGGGTGATTAAACTGACCAAATGATTATAATAAAACTGAATATGAGCAAATGAAACAAGTTGCAAATAAATTAAGAAGTGAAATTGAAGTTTTAGTTGTAATTGGAATTGGTGGTTCATATTTAGGTTGTAGAGCAGCAGATGAAATGATCCGTGGATTATATCATCAAGATAAAGTAGAATTAATATATGCTGGAAATACAATGTCTTCAACTTATATTTACCAATTAGTTGAATATTTAAAAAATAAAAACTTTGGAATTTGTGTAATTTCAAAATCAGGAACAACTACTGAACCTGGAATTAGTTTTAGAGTTTTTGAAAAACTATTAGTAGATAAAGTTGGACTAAATAAAGCAAAAGATTTAATTGTTGCTATTACTGATAAAAATAAAGGTGCTTTAAAACAATTAGCTGATAAAAAAGGATATCAAACTTTTGTAATTCCAAACGATATTGGTGGAAGGTTTTCAGTTTTAACTCCAGTTGGGATTTTTCCTTTATTAGTTAGTGGAATTAATACTGATAATATTTTTAATGGTGCTTTAAAAGCAAAAAATGAATTAATTAATGATGATTTATCAAATCAAGCTTATAAATATGCTGTAATTAGAAATTATTTATACAATCAAGGATATAAAACTGATGCTTTGATTAGTTATGAATTACAATTACAAATGTTAACTGAATGATGAAAACAATTATTTGGTGAATCTGAAGGAAAAGATAATAAAGGATTACTACCAAGTAGTATGATTTTTTCAACAGATCTACATTCTTTAGGTCAATGAGTTCAAGAAGGACCTAGAAATGTGATGTTTGAAACAATTATTAAAATTGAAAAGCCAAATTATGATTTAAATGTTCCAATTGATGAAGATAATTATGATGGATTAAATTATTTAACAAAAAATTCATTTCATCAAATCAATCAAACTGCTTTAAAAGGAGCAATTCAAGCACACTCAGTTACTGGAAATATGCCAAACATTGTTTTAGAATTTGAAAAAATGGATGATGAACAATTTGGATATTTGGTTTACTTTTTTGAATTAGCTTTAACTATGAGTGCTTATTTATTAGATGTTAATCCATTTAATCAACCTGGAGTTGAAGTTTATAAATACAATATGTTTAAGCTGTTAAACAAACCTGGAATTAAATAA
- the parE gene encoding DNA topoisomerase IV subunit B: MAENGKYDESAIQVLEGLDAVRKRPGMYIGSTDNRGLHHLVWEIVDNAIDEALAGYCTQIDVILEKDNSITISDNGRGIPTGMHKTGKSTPEVIFSILHAGGKFDSTAYKSSGGLHGVGSSVTNALSKRFKATIYRDKKIHEIEFKNGGKLEKPLTFIANTYKTGTTINFLPDDSIFSNTKFNFSLISERLKESALLNSGLKITLSDLISNRYVEYQFQYGLVEFIKELVDDKKVITDIITINNESKNIIAEIALQYTEDDNEIILGFANNVKTSDGGTHLVGFKSGLIRAINDYAKEQKILKDKAKLDSNDLREGLVAIVTVKIPENLIEYEGQTKSKLGTSDAKTVVEQIVYEFMSYWLIENKVLANKIIENAFNAQKARIAAKQARQAIKSVKGKKNINKLMLGKLTPAQGKKREINELYLVEGDSAGGSAKTGRNRKFQAILPLRGKVINSEKAKLVDLLKNEEIQSIINAIGAGVGKDFDISDINYGKIIIMTDADTDGAHIQTLLLTFFYRHMKDLIVHKKVYIALPPLYKITFNDKSFIYLWDEEELNEFNKTNTKKYEIQRYKGLGEMNADQLWQTTMDPKNRKIIQVTITDGLLAERMFKTLMGDDVEKRKLWIQENVKFTLEDDQIKIIEMEK, translated from the coding sequence ATGGCTGAAAATGGAAAATATGATGAATCAGCGATTCAAGTTTTAGAAGGATTAGATGCTGTTAGAAAAAGACCAGGAATGTATATTGGATCAACTGATAATAGAGGATTACATCACTTAGTATGAGAAATAGTAGATAATGCTATTGATGAAGCTTTAGCTGGATATTGTACTCAAATTGATGTTATTTTAGAAAAAGATAACTCTATTACAATTAGTGATAATGGAAGAGGGATTCCAACTGGTATGCATAAAACTGGAAAATCAACTCCTGAAGTTATTTTTTCTATTTTACATGCTGGTGGTAAGTTTGATAGTACTGCTTATAAGTCAAGTGGTGGATTACATGGAGTTGGATCGAGTGTAACTAATGCTCTATCAAAAAGATTTAAAGCAACTATTTATAGAGATAAAAAAATTCATGAAATTGAATTTAAAAATGGTGGTAAATTAGAAAAACCACTAACTTTTATAGCAAATACTTATAAAACTGGAACAACTATTAATTTTTTACCAGATGATAGTATTTTTAGTAATACTAAATTTAATTTTTCATTAATTAGTGAAAGATTAAAAGAATCAGCCTTATTAAACTCAGGATTAAAAATTACTTTATCAGATCTAATTTCAAATAGATATGTTGAGTATCAATTTCAATATGGATTAGTTGAATTTATAAAAGAACTAGTTGATGATAAAAAAGTAATTACAGATATTATTACTATTAATAATGAAAGCAAAAATATTATTGCTGAAATTGCTTTACAATATACTGAAGATGATAATGAAATTATTTTAGGTTTTGCAAATAATGTTAAAACTAGTGATGGAGGAACTCATTTAGTTGGTTTTAAATCAGGTTTAATTAGAGCAATTAATGATTATGCAAAAGAACAAAAAATTTTAAAAGATAAAGCTAAATTAGATTCAAACGATTTAAGAGAAGGTTTAGTTGCTATTGTAACAGTTAAAATTCCTGAAAATCTAATTGAATATGAAGGACAAACAAAATCAAAACTAGGAACTTCTGATGCAAAAACAGTTGTTGAACAAATTGTTTATGAGTTTATGAGTTATTGATTAATTGAAAATAAAGTTTTAGCAAATAAAATTATTGAAAATGCATTTAATGCTCAAAAAGCAAGAATAGCAGCAAAACAAGCAAGACAAGCAATTAAAAGTGTTAAAGGCAAAAAAAACATTAATAAATTAATGTTAGGGAAACTAACACCAGCTCAAGGTAAAAAAAGAGAAATAAATGAATTATATTTAGTTGAGGGAGATTCAGCTGGCGGTAGTGCTAAAACTGGAAGAAATAGAAAATTTCAAGCTATTTTACCTTTAAGAGGTAAAGTTATTAATTCAGAAAAAGCTAAATTAGTTGATTTATTAAAAAATGAAGAAATTCAATCAATTATTAATGCGATTGGAGCTGGTGTTGGAAAAGATTTTGATATTTCTGATATTAATTATGGAAAAATAATTATTATGACTGATGCTGATACTGATGGAGCACATATTCAAACTTTATTATTAACTTTTTTTTACAGACATATGAAAGATTTGATTGTTCATAAAAAAGTTTATATTGCTTTACCACCTTTATATAAAATTACTTTTAATGATAAAAGTTTTATTTATTTATGAGATGAAGAAGAATTAAATGAATTTAATAAAACTAATACTAAAAAATATGAGATTCAGCGTTACAAAGGATTAGGAGAAATGAATGCTGATCAATTATGACAAACAACAATGGATCCTAAAAATAGAAAAATTATTCAAGTAACAATAACTGATGGTTTATTAGCTGAAAGAATGTTTAAAACACTGATGGGTGATGATGTTGAAAAACGTAAATTATGAATTCAAGAAAATGTTAAATTTACTTTAGAAGATGATCAAATAAAAATTATAGAAATGGAAAAATAA